ACTTTGCCTCAAGCAAATCAGCTTGGTAAGACTCAATAGTCCTGGGGCTGTAATGCCGCTCATTTTGCAAGTAACTAACAAAACTGGATAATCCTTTATCTAGAGCATTATTCATTTTGGGTTAAGACTGCTTCATTGAACTGCGCTAAACTTGCTAGTGCTCGTTCACTAATCTTTTCATGGCGCTCACGTTTATTACGGATTTTTTTACCCTCAAGTCCTGGAATTAGGGCAAAACTTGCATTCATTGGCTGAAAATGCTTGCTACTAGTTGTTGTAACATAATTAGCCATTGAACCCAGAGCTGTATCTTTAGGAAAAGCAACTGTTAGTTCATTTTGTATGAGTCTAGCGGCATTAATACCAGCGACTAAACCACTTCCTGCACTTTCAACATAACCCTCTACTCCCGTCATTTGACCAGCAAAAAATAATCCTGGTCGTTTCTTTGCTTCATAACTTGCAGTTAGCACATCAGGAGAAGCCATATAAGTATTACGATGCATTTTACCATAGCGAACAAATCGAGCATGCTCTAATCCAGGAATCATCGAAAATACTCGTTTTTGTTCTGGATATCTAAGATGGGTCTGAAAACCAACAATATTGTACATTGATGCAGCTGCGTCATCTTGTCGTAGTTGCACCACCGCATATGGAATTTCACCTGTGTGAGGATTTTCCAAACCAACTGGTTTTAAAGGACCAAACAACATGGTCTTAGACCCACGTGCCGCCATAACTTCGATTGGCATACAACCTTCAAAAACATCTGCTTTTTCAAAGCCATGCATTTGTGCTGTTTCAGCATTTATTAATTCTCGTGTAAAAGCTTCATACTCAGCTTTAGTCATCGGACAATTAAGGTATGCAGCCTCTCCTCGATCATATCGCGACTTTTTGTAGACAATCTCAGTATTAATCGAGTCAGCTGCTACAATTGGGGCAGCCGCATCAAAGAAATGTAAACTGGTAGTCCCGGAAAATTGCTGAATTTGCTCTGCTAAACTATCACTAGTAAGTGGGCCAGTTGCGATAATAGTAATACCTGTTGGCGGTATTTGCGTGATTTCTTCATCATGAAAAGTTACGCTTGGTAATGAATGCAACTTTTCAGTTACATATGCACTAAACTTATCACGATCCACTGCCAAAGCACCTCCAGCTGGTACTTGAGTTGCATCAGCTGCTGTCAAAATTAGTGAATCAAGCTGGCGCATTTCTTCTTTTAGCAAGCCAACTGCATTGGAAAGTTGGTTTGAACGCATAGAGTTAGTGCAAACCAACTCTGCCAGATTTCCCGTTTTATGAGCAGGGGTCATCTTATTTGGTCGCATTTCATATAGGTCAACTTTAATTCCACGTTTGCCTAGCTGCCAAGTGGCCTCACTTCCGGCTAGTCCACCGCCAATTACTGTTACACTTTTAGGCATAAAAATTATTCCTTTACTATAAAATTATTTTTAAAGATAAGAATATCACCAAACCGTGAAGATTTGATGATATTAACATAAATTTAATTTTATTTTGCCATGGCTTCGTCCTTAGGTTCTTCTTTATAATCACCATTAGGACATTGAACGATTAAGCCTTTTTTGGTCTTTTTCTCAATTAAAAAGTGACCATCATTAGGGCACACTCTATTAATCGGCTTATCCCAAGAGACAAAGTCACATTCTGGATAACGGGAACAACCATAAAATTTCCGATTCCGTTTAGACTTCTTTTCAACGACATCCCCCTTGCCACATTTAGGACAAGTAACGCCAACCTTTTTAACAATTGCCTTAGTATTTCTACAATCGGGAAAACGTGAACAGGCATAGAATTTGCCATAACGGCCCATTTTAATCACCATTGGCGCGCCACAGATATCACAATTGAATCCTGCGGGCTCGTCTTTAATTTGGACTTTTTTAATATCAGCATCTGCCCGATCTAGTTCTTTTTTAAATGGATGATAATAATCATCAATTACTTTAACCCAATTTTTCTTACCTGCTTCCACACTATCAAGATCATTTTCTAGTTGGGCAGTAAAGTCAACACTAACAATATCTGGGAAGAACTTTTCGATTAAATCATCAACTATTTCTCCTAATTCCGTAGGAACAATTGCCTTGCCTTCGAGCTTAACATAGTATCGACGCTGGATAGTATCAATAGTTGGTGCATAAGTTGATGGTCGGCCAACCCCATTTTCTTCCAACGAGCGAACTAAGCTAGCCTCAGTATAACGGGCTGGTGGTAAAGTGAAATGTTGCTTATTATCTGACTTGTCTAACTTAACTAAATCACCTTCAGTTAAATCAGGCAGCTCAACATTTTTTTCTTGCTGATTATCATAGACCTTAGTAAATCCAGGAAACTTCATCTGTGAACCAGTTGTTCTAAAGATAACTCCATTTTGTTGAATATCTGCTCTAACAGTATCATAAACAGCTGGAGTCATTTCACTAGCTAAAAAACGTGACCAAATCAACTTATAAAGCCGGTATTGTTCAGTAGTCAATACAGATTTAAGAGACTCAGGAGTTCGATAAACACTAGTAGGTCTGATAGCTTCATGGGCATCTTGAGCGTCTTGCTTATTTTTAAAGTGTCTCTGACCCTTAGCAGCGTATTCCTGACCATATTTCTCATTTAAAAACTTGGATGCTTCCGCCTGTGCAACAGGTGAAGTCCGTTTAGAGTCAGTTCTCATATAGGTAATAAGTCCGACAGTTCCTTGTTTACCTAAACTAATTCCTTCATATAGCTGTTGAGCAATGCTCATTGTCCTACGAGTCCGATAGTTCAACCGTTTATTTGCTTCTTGTTGCAAAGTCGAGGTAGTAAAAGGTGCTGCTGGTTGCCGGCGGCGCTCACTTTTAACTACTTGGCTAACCTCAAAATATTGATCTTTAGTTATTTTGGCTAATACAGCTTGGACAGCATCATTGTTAGGTAGTTCTTGCTTCTTGCCATCAACTCCCCAAAACTGTGACTTGAATTGTTTACGACCTTTTTTAAATTCCGCTTCTATCGTCCAATATTCTTGAGGTTTAAAGTCTTTAATTTCTTTTTCGCGATCAATAACCAGCTTTAAAGCAACCGATTGTACCCGACCAGCACTTAGGCCTTTTTTAACTTTATCCCACAAAATAGGTGATAAAGAATAACCAACAATTCTATCTAAAATTCGGCGTGCTTGTTGAGCATCAACCGTATCCATATCGATTGCTCGGGGATGCTTAAAGCTATTCTTAACTGCATCTTTAGTAACTTCATTGAAAGTCACTCTATTTTTAGCAGTATCATCAAGATTCAAAGCATGAGCAACATGCCAAGCAATGGCTTCACCTTCACGATCGGGGTCAGAAGCCAAATAAACTTCTTTAGCTTTTTTTGCTTCAGCTTTTAATTCTTTGATCGTATCACCTTTACCTCGGATTGAAATATATTTCGGTTGATAATTGTTATCAAAATCTATTCCCATTTGCGATTTAGGTAAATCACGAATGTGACCCTTTGAAGCAATTACTCGATAATTACGACCTAAATATTTTTCAATTGTCTTGGCTTTAGCAGGTGACTCAACAATCACCAAAATTTTTTTATTCTTTTTTGGCTTTGATTTTGTAGGCATCAAAAGCCTCCTCATTAAATACTATTTTAAAAACACTAGATTGAGAATAGAATATTTTACAGCCACTTGTCAAATCTTTCTACAATTGTATTCCAAAATCAGTGATTGGCGTGGCGCCCACCTCGATCAACTTGTTAGGTCCAACTGACAATTCACTAGTGATAGGACCAGGAACAGCATAAACATCGCGATTTTCCTGTAAAGCTAGATTGGCAGTAATTAATGAACCTGACTTAGCTTTAGCTTCAGTAACAATTACGCCCTTAGCCAATCCCGCCAGAATCCGATTACGTTCTGGAAAACGAAATGGACGGGGTGGTGTATCAGGCAGATATTCACTTAAGATTAATCCTTCATGAGCAATTCGTTTTTGAACTCTTTGATTTTCCTGAGGATAGAAGTGATTAAGCCCATTACCAACAACCGCAATTGTCTGACCATGACTTTTAAGTGTTGCCTGATGTGCCATTACATCAACCCCTTTTGCTAGACCACTAGCAATTACAATATTTTGCTTAACTAATTGTGGAATTAAACTATCTAAAACCGATTGGCTATAGTTAGTTGCTAACCTAGCTCCGACAACAGTAAAAGTTTCAGCTTTTAACAAAGCCACATTTCCTTGTGCAAATAAGATTAAAGGCGGCTGATAAATCTGACGTAATTTTTCGGGATAGCTATCATCAAAAAAACTGATTACCTGACATTGCTGCTTAATTCGCTTAATTGTGTCATCTGCCTTTAAATCTCGATATGCGCTAATTGCTGCCGCTTTTAAACTGCTAGGCAAATCCATCTTCTCAATCATTGGAACATTGACTTCATCTTCGCCTAATTGACTGGCGATTTGTAACATCTTAACATAGCCAATGCCCTTTTGTAATTTTAAACGCAAAAGGAAATTTGTTGTTTTCATAAAAAAACCTCCTATTTACAATTACGTAAAAAGAAGGGATTCGATTTTAATCTTCAACAAAAAAATCACTTACAGGGGCAAAAGTTTTGCGGTGAATTGGAGTAGGTCCATACTTTTTAAGCGCAGCCAAATGTTTACTAGTGCCATACCCTGCATTATGGTCAAAATCATATTCAGGATAAATTTTGGCATAATCCGCCATTAACTTATCGCGGAAAACCTTCGCTACAATCGACGCTGCAGCAATCGAGTTTGACTTTGCATCACCCTTAATGAGTTCGACTTGAGGTATAGCAACTGGAACATTCATTGCATCAACTAACAAGCCATCAGGTTGACGATCAAGATTAGTAACTGCTTGTGCCATAGCTAATCTGTCTGCTTCATAAATATTAACTTCATCAATTACCTGGGCACGTTTTACTCCGATAGCAACGCTCACTGCTGTTTGTAAGATTTTAGGATAAAGCTCCAGGCGCTTGCTAGCACTTAATTTTTTGGAATCATTAACTTCAATTAAATCAAAATCAGCGTCAATTACCACTGCCGCAGTCACCACTGGGCCAGCCAAGGGACCACGACCAACTTCGTCTACACCAGCAACTACTTGGCCTTTGGCCCAAAAAGTTTTTTCATACCGAAACCTACTTAAAAAAGCGGCCTTTTTTTGTTGCAATTTTTCTTGGCGACGATAGTAACTCACTAGTAACTTTTGAACACCGCTTCTTGGATCATCAGCTAATGTTTGTAACTCAGTCTTACTAACTTGCTCAGTCATTAACAACTGCTTAATTTCATTTATAGTCATAGGCGGTCAAGGGTGATTCTACCTGCTTTGCCCTTACGCAGTCTTTGAAGTAAATATAGAGAAAAACGTTCATAATCATCGCGCATTCCATACATTTCTGTCATTGCTAAAAGCAAGTCAGTATCATTGATATTTTTAACTACTTCAGTGGATGAACGAGCAAACTTAACTAAATCGTTAAAATAGTACTTTCGCAAAAGTTGAACTAGGAACAGTGCCACATCATCTGCATGAAAAATACTATCTTTAATTGCTCCAAAAATAGCTAATTTGTACCCAACATCTTGATCGTCAAATTTTGGCCAAAGAATCCCGGGAGTATCTAAGATCTGAATATTAGTATTAGTCTTCAACCATGATTGGCCTTTAGTTACACCTGGTTTATTACCAACAGCTGCTACATTATGTCCAACCAAACGATTGATAATAGTTGATTTACCACAATTCGGTACACCAACCAAAGCAATTCTAATTACTGGATTCGACGCACCACGAGCTTCTAACTTTTGAACTTTTTTAGCAGCTAGCTTTTTTATCATGTGTACAATTGCCTGTACATTAGTATTATGCAGAGAATCCACTGCCATAACCAGTTTGTCCTTACCAGCTAATTTTTTCTGCCATTTTTTGGTCATAATCGGATCGGCCAAATCAGCTTTATTTAAAATAATCAAATGCGGCTTGTCTGCGACTAATTGTTCAATCATTGGATTTCTAGACGATTGCGGAATACGAGCATCCAGCACCTCAACTAACACATCAATTAACCCAAGTTTTTCCTCGAGCTGATTGCGCGCTTTATTCATATGTCCTGGATACCACTGAATTGTTGCCATTTTTTTGCCTTCTTTAACACTAAAAAAGCCCTAAAAAGAGCTACTCCTAATATGCCATTTTATCTTGATAATTTTGATAAGCTCGGTCAAAAATACTCATACTGGATAAGTAACCAGCATTTAACTCTAAATAATTGGACAGCTTATCATAATCTTGTTCCTGCTTAGGAAAAGTCTGATCATTTTGGGCATTATTTGCAAATTGTGCAATTTCATCATTAGAATCCGCATCCCGTTGTGTCATCAAAAACCGATAAAAACTTTCTCGATAAGCCAAATTTATTTACTCCGTATAATATAAAATTGCATAGGCACCCATTCCAGCATGTGTAGCAATAATTGGACTCGTTTCGCGCAATAAAACATCAATATTTTGATTGATTTCTCTAATCTTTTGTGCGAATTTTTTTAGTTCTTCAGGAGCACCACCATCCGCTACATAGGAAATACCTACTTCTTTGATTTTTTCTTTATTTGCGGCAATATCTGCTAAAATTCGATTATTGAAATTTAACGAAAACTTCTTGCCTCGTCCTTTTTTAGCCACTTTAAGCTGTCCATCGGGCATTTGCAATTCAATTCTAATATTTAGCATCCCAGCAACTTTACCAGCAAGTGGGCCCAACCTACCACCTTTGACTATGTTTTCTAAATTAACAATCATCATCTGTAAACGTTGGGTTTTCTGCATCTTTTGTAGATGTGTCAAAATTTGAGCTACAGATTTGCCAGCAGCAGCATCTTTTGCCGCAGCTAAAACTTGGAATCCTTCCATTCGATCCGTTAATTGTGAATCAACTAAATGGACCAATTCCTTTTTCTCACAAAGAGCTACTGCTTGCTTAGCAGCGTCAATTGTTCCACTTAAAGCTTTAGCTAAAAAGATTCCAATCACTTGACTACCGTCAGCAGTAAGTTCATTAATTGTGTCTACTAATCGACCAATCGATGGCTGACTAGTTTTCGGTAGTTCATTAGCAGTTTTCATCTTCTGAACAAATTCCTGCCTAGTAATTTCAACTCCATCTAAATAGGTCTCATTATCAATCGTTACCGATAAAGGCACCACTGTAATATTAAATTTTTTTATTTCCTCCGGTGTCAACTGCACGGAAGAATCGGTCATGATTTTTATCATCTCTGACAACGTGTTCGCCCTCAATTCTAAATTGCAATAACTTTATGCTAAAATATAAATTATATAGGTCATTATAGCAAAAAAAACTTAAAAATAAGAAATTGATTGGATCTTTTAGGATGAATTTACGGAAAATTTGGCAAGAACCACAAACTCAGTCAAAATACTACTACCTGCTAGACAATATTTTTAGTGCAATTACTCATGGCATTGGTTGTCTTTTAGCAATTGCTGGCTTAATCTTTTTAATCATTAAAGCCGCAGCAAGTGGCAGTATCCTTCGGATAGTAACTTTTACTATTTATGGAGTATGTTTGGTCTTACTGTATCTCTTCTCGACACTATTTCACAGTCTAATTTTTACTAGAGCACGCAATGTTTTCCAAATTTTTGACCATTCATCAATTTTTTTATTAATTGCTGGTACTTATACTCCGTACTCTTTAGTTGCTATCGGCGGAATTTGGGGTCAAGTATTATTCTGCTTGATCTGGTTACTTACGATTTTTGGAATTATTTATTATATCTTTAATCGCGGTAAACACACCATTTTAGATACTATTTTGTATATCGCAATGGGCTGGTTAATTATCCTTTCAGGTCCATATCTTTACGTTCGCCTTGGCTTAGTTGGCTTTTGGCTATTAGTTAGTGGCGGAATTGCCTACACTTTTGGCGCTATCTTATATACCATGAGAGGAATTCCCTACATTCACGTCATCTGGCATCTATTCGTTATGCTAGGTTCAAGCTTAATGTATTTCTCAATTTTATTCTTTGTTTAATTCAGTTAACCAGCTAAATATTCTTTTACAGCTTCTTCACTATTTTCTAGTTTTCCAGCAACTACCATTTTTTTGATCTCAGTTAATAGTTGTCCTAATCTAGGTCCCGGCTCGATTCCTGTTTTAATTAAAAAAAGGCCATCAACAGCTAGTTCAGCTGAAGTTTTGATTGGTAAAGCTAAATAGCGATCGACTAGAATCTCAGAATTAATTGGTTGTCCGAGAATACGTGCTACGTCGATAGTGCTAAATAAAATGTCCTGACCTGCTTCAAATAATTCAAAATCAGTTGGTGGCCGTTGCGAAATTATATCAAATAACGCTACAATTTGTTCGACCATAGCTGTCATGGCATTAGAATTTTTCCAAGCACGCATAAACTGCTTAATTTGGTCATCCTGCAACTTAAGCAAAATAATTATTATTGCCCAAAAACTCTGTTCATTGCTAGGATTAAATTCCAAACTTGAATAAATTTTCAATAACTCTTTGTGTCCAGCAAATCCAGGCACTTCTTCGCTTAGATTTGTATCTAAAAAAATTCGAAAGGCTTCTGCAGAAGACTTACCTGTCCCCAACTTAACAAATTCATCCCGAATACGCTCAATCGAAATTTGACTTAAAAGTTGATGATGATCAGCAATCGCCTGCTCAGTCTGTGGTTCAAGTTGAAACTTCAGTTGACTCATAAACCGCACTGCTCGCATCATCCGCAATGCATCTTCATTAAATCTTTGTTCAGGATTACCAACTGCTTTAATCAGACACTTATGCAAATCACCCAAGCCATCAAATAAATCAATAACTTCGCCATGTCTATTCATTGCTAAAGCATTAATGGTAAAATCACGTCGCTTAAGATCTTCACTTAGATTTTGCACAAAAGTAACATGATCAGGTCGTCGATAATCTTGATAACCTGATTCTGTCCTAAAAGTGGTTATTTCATAGCTTTGCCCATGATATAAAACAGTTACTGTGCCATGTTTGATACCAGTATCAATTGATCTAGAAAAAAGCTCCTTGACCTCTTCAGGATAAGCACTGGTAGCAATATCAATGTCATGGATCTGACGTTTTAAAAGTAAGTCACGCACAGATCCGCCGACAAAATAGGCTTCGAACCCAGCTTGTTCCAGTTTTTCTAGTACCGGTACTGCTACCGTAAAAATTTCTGGTAAATTATCTATTTTCATCATTTAATTAATCAACCCATTGATTATATTTATTTTTAATTAAGTAGCTTTATGGTTTTGTAGCAAAATTTTTGCTTACAACTTAACTTCACTAATGATTATATCGCTTTTAAAGACAGAACTCGACAATTTCTTAATAGGAATTTAGAACTTAAACCGTTAATCTGTTGTATAAATCCTGCATTTCTGTATCAGTAGGAGCAAGCTTCAAGTAACTTTCTAGCAATTGAATAGTGACCTCCGTTGAATTTGCTTCAGTTACAAAAAATTCAATCATTTGTCGTAAAAAAGTCGCATTTTGTTTAAATTCAGGATAAGCAAGCAAGAACTCACTTTTGGCCTGATCACTATTATCCAGCCGCTCATAAGATAAAGCCATATTCCAATGAATTTGTGGTTCTAGATCATCCTCAGCCATTTTAGCAAATAATTTGAGGTTTTCTTCATCACGTCGCTGATGTAAATATAAATTTGATAATTGCAACAGTAGGTCATCATTTTCTGGAGCGACTTTTAAGCCACGCTTCAGTAAATCTTCTGCTGTTGCCAGATCATCAATTTTAGTGGCTGCTCTGGCTCCTTGTGAATACAAAATCGGATCATATTCATTATAAGTCAAGCCAGTTTGCGCTGTTTGTAAAACTTGCTGATAGTCATTTAAGTGTTCGTAAGCTGTAGCCAACAATTGATAAGCATTCACATAATCTGGACTTTGCCCAATTACATCTTTTAAGTATGAAATTGCTTGATCATCTTTTTTAAGTACTAGCATAACTAAGGCCGCCTGATATTTGCTGTCAATATCAATAATATCGCCACTATGCTTTTCAATTACATCAGCTGCTGCTTCATAATTGCCAAGCTTAGCTAAGGTTTGAAACAATCGATTATTCAAATTTACTTCACTAAAAGTTTCTTGCCGCTCTAGTAGATCCTGATATCGACTTAGAGCTTGCTCATAATTGCCACTCAGATAGTCTAGCTCGGCTAAGCCAAATTTTATTGTATCTTCTTCAGGTGCAATCTTTAATGCCTTCATGAGCTTATTACGAGCCGTTTCGAGCAAGCCATTAGTTTGATAGTAATCAGCCTGCACTAACAAGCTCTCTAAGTATGCATCAGAATCTTCTGGTACATCATAAAGCAGAGTAAGACCGTCATCCTCTTGGCCATCATTTAATAAAATTTCAGCTAAATATACTTTAAATAAGTCTTCTCGGGGAAATTTAGCAATCAAGCTTCGATAAATCTCTTTAGATAAATCAGTCAAACCTAAACCCGTCAAGTTTTCAGCTAACGAAGCTAAAACTTCTGGTTCATCATTGTCCAATGCCTTCTTAAGTAGGACCTTTTCTTGTGAAAAATCTTGTTTCTCAATTGTTGATAGTAATTGTTCTGAATAACTCATCGTTAGTTTCTCCATTTATATTTTTAGATTAAAACTAAAAAAACGACAGCACCAGCCATCGTTTCTCTAGTAAAAAAACTATTAAATTATTTAACAGCTTCTTTCAAAGCCTTGCCCGGTTTAAATGCGGGAACGACACTAGCTGGGATTTCAATTTCATCACCAGTTTGTGGGTTACGACCTTTACGAGCTGCACGTTGCCGTACTTCAAAAGTTCCAAAACCAATTAATTGGACTTTTTCACCTTTAGCCAAATCATCTTGAATTGAACTAAAAATAGCGTCAACAGCAGTAGCAGCATCTTTCTTAGTTAATTTAGTTTTTGAAGCTACTTCAGAAACTAATTCTGCCTTATTTGCCATCTGGAAATTCACCTCCCAAAATTTAAACTCCAACTTGAAGTTTAACAGCTTTCTCCTCCAATGACGAGGAATGAAGAATAATGATTTTTATTCACCAGTCTTCCTTCACTCAAAATAGCACAAAAGCCTTGTCACAACAAGTTATTTTATCAAAAAATGTGTTTTTTAGCATTTCAATGGCCGAAGTTATTTTCGTTTACGGGCAATTATCTTAATTGGAGTACCCCTAAAGTCAAAATTTTCTCTTAATTGATTAATTAAAAATCGGCGATACGAAAAGTGCATCAATTCGGGATCATTAACGAACACCACAAAAGTTGGTGGATTAGTAGCCACTTGAGTCATATAATACACCCTTAGCCGTTTGCCCTTGACCATTGGAGTTGGGACTAGCTTACTAGCTTCTAGCAATAAATCGTTTAAAACACTAGATTGAATGCGTTGATTTTGATTATGATATACCTGCTTTACAACTTGCGGAATCTGCTCTAAATTTTGTCCAGTTTTAGCAGAAACAAAGATTATTGAAGCATAATCCAAATATTGAAACTCTTGACGAATAGTCTGTTCAAAGTCTTTACCACTATTACTGTTTTTCTTAGGTAGATCCCATTTATTAACAATGATTACCATTCCGCGACCAGCATCATGAGCATACCCTGCCACATGCTTATCTTGCTCGCGAATACCACTACTGGCGTCTAAGACTAGACAAACCACGTCTGAGTGCTCAATGGCTCCCATTGCGCGCATTACAGAATACTTCTCAGTCTTTTCATAAACTTTACCGCGGCGTCTAATTCCTGCAGTATCAACAATGCGATACTTAGTACCGTCTGCACCGACAAAAGGTGTATCGACAGCATCACGTGTTGTTCCTTCTTCATCGTTAACAATCACTCGCTTTTCACCGACCAAACGATTAACGATCGAAGATTTACCAACATTAGGGCGACCGATAATACTAAATGAAATCTGCTCGTCATTCTTTTTGGCCAAATCTTTAGGAAGTTCACTAACAACGCGATCAAGTAAATCACCAATCCCTGTCCCATGACTACTGGAAATTGGCACGGGATCTCCTAAACCTAAACTGTAAAAATCATAGATATCAGCACGTTGTTCTGGATTGTCAGCCTTGTTAACTGCCAAGATAACTGGCTTATCAGTTTGATATAACAGATGGGCAATACGTTCATCTAAATCAGTTAAATGATTAGCTACACTGGTTATCATAATAATCACATCAGCTTCATCGATTGCAATTTCTGCTTGCGCACGAATCTCATCTTCAATTCGACCGTTTTCCCAAGTAATACCACCTGTATCAATTAAATCAAACTTGTGCCCCATCCATTCTGCTTGCGCATAATTACGATCACGGGTAACTCCTGGCTTGTCTTCAACAATAGCTAAGCGTTCATTAATAATCCGGTTGAAAAGAGTTGATTTACCAACATTAGGTTGTCCAACAATCGCAACTACTGGTAAAACCATATTTTTCAGCCTCCTCTAATAAAAATAAAAAAGTCGGCTTCACAAAAGTCGACTTTTTTATCTAAGTTTAACGACGATCTTTTAGTTGATCACCAATCAGATCACCCAAAGCAAAGCCATTATCATCATTATTCATGTATTTCTTGTTAACAGAACTTCTGTTGTAAGAACCGTGTGAATGTGAGCCCTCATTATCAGAGCCTTTAGAATCAGCTGCCTTCATTGAAAGTGAGATCCGACGTTCGTTTGGATCAATGTTCAAAACCTTAACCTTAACAGTTTGGCCGATTTCTAAAACATCACTAGGCTTATCAACATGCTTATATGAAATTTCAGAAACATGAACTAAGCCTTGAATACCATCGGCAACTTCGACAAAGGCACCAAAGTTAGTTAGTGACTTAACTTCACCCTCGAAAATGTCACCTTCATGTAATTCAGCCGTTGCTTGTTCAAACGGAGAAGGTTCAGTTTGCTTAATTGAAAGGGAGATACGATGTCTGTCATCATCAATACCAATAACTTTAACTTTAACATCTTGACCAGCTTTTAAGACATCACTAGGCTTATCAACATGCTTATATGAAATTTCGGAAATGTGGACTAAACCATCTACACCACCAACGTCAACAAATGCACCGAAGTTAGTCAAACGAGAAACTTTACCTTCAACGACATCACCAACAACTAGTTGTGATGCAACATTATCAAAGGCTTCTTCACGTTCTTCTTCAATTAAATCCTTATGAGAAAGAATTAACCGATTCTTGCTTGGATCGATTTCAGTAATCTTAAGTTTCATTGTTTTACCAATGTATGGCTTAAGATCTGAAACGTAACGGTTAGAAATCAATGAAGCTGGTAAAAATCCTCTAGTACCAACATCAACTAATAAACCACCACGAACTGATGAAGTTACAGTACCTTCAATAGCATTTCCTGCTTCAAAGTCCTTTTGTAACTCATCGTAAGCTTCTCTTTCTTTCAAGCGGGTAACTGAAAAGAAGAATTCACCATTTTCCTTGTCACCACCAGCTTTTCTCAAAACTAAAGCTTTGAATTTATCTCCTGGCTTAACAAGTTCACGTAAATCGGCATTGCGATCTGAAGTGTATTCACGACGAGGAACGACACCTTCAACACCGGCGTTTTCTACCCCAACATCGATCTGACCATCTTCAACGTCTAATACTTCGACATCGACAATATCTCCGACCTCAACTCCTTGCATTTGCTTCAATGCATCTAAAAATTGATTACTGTTTTCTGACATTATTTACCTCCCAATATCATAAATCTAATTCTAAATGAAACTGAGATATTTTTCTACTGTTTTAACCCTTTTTTTTAGTTTTTTTTGA
This DNA window, taken from Lactobacillus sp. ESL0684, encodes the following:
- the ylqF gene encoding ribosome biogenesis GTPase YlqF produces the protein MATIQWYPGHMNKARNQLEEKLGLIDVLVEVLDARIPQSSRNPMIEQLVADKPHLIILNKADLADPIMTKKWQKKLAGKDKLVMAVDSLHNTNVQAIVHMIKKLAAKKVQKLEARGASNPVIRIALVGVPNCGKSTIINRLVGHNVAAVGNKPGVTKGQSWLKTNTNIQILDTPGILWPKFDDQDVGYKLAIFGAIKDSIFHADDVALFLVQLLRKYYFNDLVKFARSSTEVVKNINDTDLLLAMTEMYGMRDDYERFSLYLLQRLRKGKAGRITLDRL
- a CDS encoding YozE family protein, coding for MAYRESFYRFLMTQRDADSNDEIAQFANNAQNDQTFPKQEQDYDKLSNYLELNAGYLSSMSIFDRAYQNYQDKMAY
- a CDS encoding DegV family protein; the protein is MIKIMTDSSVQLTPEEIKKFNITVVPLSVTIDNETYLDGVEITRQEFVQKMKTANELPKTSQPSIGRLVDTINELTADGSQVIGIFLAKALSGTIDAAKQAVALCEKKELVHLVDSQLTDRMEGFQVLAAAKDAAAGKSVAQILTHLQKMQKTQRLQMMIVNLENIVKGGRLGPLAGKVAGMLNIRIELQMPDGQLKVAKKGRGKKFSLNFNNRILADIAANKEKIKEVGISYVADGGAPEELKKFAQKIREINQNIDVLLRETSPIIATHAGMGAYAILYYTE
- a CDS encoding hemolysin III family protein, translated to MNLRKIWQEPQTQSKYYYLLDNIFSAITHGIGCLLAIAGLIFLIIKAAASGSILRIVTFTIYGVCLVLLYLFSTLFHSLIFTRARNVFQIFDHSSIFLLIAGTYTPYSLVAIGGIWGQVLFCLIWLLTIFGIIYYIFNRGKHTILDTILYIAMGWLIILSGPYLYVRLGLVGFWLLVSGGIAYTFGAILYTMRGIPYIHVIWHLFVMLGSSLMYFSILFFV
- a CDS encoding CCA tRNA nucleotidyltransferase, with the translated sequence MMKIDNLPEIFTVAVPVLEKLEQAGFEAYFVGGSVRDLLLKRQIHDIDIATSAYPEEVKELFSRSIDTGIKHGTVTVLYHGQSYEITTFRTESGYQDYRRPDHVTFVQNLSEDLKRRDFTINALAMNRHGEVIDLFDGLGDLHKCLIKAVGNPEQRFNEDALRMMRAVRFMSQLKFQLEPQTEQAIADHHQLLSQISIERIRDEFVKLGTGKSSAEAFRIFLDTNLSEEVPGFAGHKELLKIYSSLEFNPSNEQSFWAIIIILLKLQDDQIKQFMRAWKNSNAMTAMVEQIVALFDIISQRPPTDFELFEAGQDILFSTIDVARILGQPINSEILVDRYLALPIKTSAELAVDGLFLIKTGIEPGPRLGQLLTEIKKMVVAGKLENSEEAVKEYLAG
- a CDS encoding tetratricopeptide repeat protein, with product MSYSEQLLSTIEKQDFSQEKVLLKKALDNDEPEVLASLAENLTGLGLTDLSKEIYRSLIAKFPREDLFKVYLAEILLNDGQEDDGLTLLYDVPEDSDAYLESLLVQADYYQTNGLLETARNKLMKALKIAPEEDTIKFGLAELDYLSGNYEQALSRYQDLLERQETFSEVNLNNRLFQTLAKLGNYEAAADVIEKHSGDIIDIDSKYQAALVMLVLKKDDQAISYLKDVIGQSPDYVNAYQLLATAYEHLNDYQQVLQTAQTGLTYNEYDPILYSQGARAATKIDDLATAEDLLKRGLKVAPENDDLLLQLSNLYLHQRRDEENLKLFAKMAEDDLEPQIHWNMALSYERLDNSDQAKSEFLLAYPEFKQNATFLRQMIEFFVTEANSTEVTIQLLESYLKLAPTDTEMQDLYNRLTV
- a CDS encoding HU family DNA-binding protein, whose amino-acid sequence is MANKAELVSEVASKTKLTKKDAATAVDAIFSSIQDDLAKGEKVQLIGFGTFEVRQRAARKGRNPQTGDEIEIPASVVPAFKPGKALKEAVK